The genome window TCAGCCACCACAGGGCAAAGCATCTCGGTTACTTTCACAATCAAGAACCAGGGAGGTTCTTCATCGGGTGCTTTCTATAACCGGATTTCATTGGGGACTTCAGCGTATGGTACCACATACTCCCTTGGTAATTTTTATATGAGTTCATTAGCTGCCGGAGCTTCCAATACAGTTACCGTCACGACAAACGCAATTCCGGCTTCGGTTCCTGCTGGAAGCTATTATGTAACAGTGTTTACAGATAGCAATCAGGGGATAACCGAGTCTAATGAAAACAACAACATTGGAAGCAGCGATCCGAATAAAATTACAGTGTCACAATCTACACCTGACCTTACTGTTACTTCAGTGAGCATTGGTACTTCTTCTGCCACTACAGGACAGACTTTCTCAGTGACTTATACCATAAAGAATATAGGAGGAGCAGCATCGGGTTCTTTCTCAAACCGGATTTCACTTGGGACTTCAGTGTATGGCACAACTTATTCTCTGGGCGATTTTTCGATGGGTTCATTAGCTGCCGGAGCTTCCAATACAGTCACCGTCACGACAAACGCAATTCCGGCTTCGGTTCCTGCTGGAAGCTATTATGTAACAGTGTTTACAGATAGCAATCAGGGGATAACCGAGTCTAATGAAAACAACAACATTGGAAGCAGCGATCCGAATAAAATTACAATCTTCACGCCTGTAGCAATTGAAAATAATTTGTCTAAATTGATATACGCTTTCTGGCCTTACTGGACAGATCCATCTTCCTACCAGCCGGACTGGAAAGGGCTTACTCATGTGGCGTATCATTCATGGAATGCAAAGAGTGATGGTACGCTTGTTGCGCCAATAGACATAAACAGGTATAATGCTGTTAAAAATGTCGCACGCCAGAATGGGGTAAAAGTGATCATATCCGTCACAAGCTTCGATGCCGTCACGATGGACAGCATATTTGCTTACCATAGAGAGAATCTTGCAAATAATATCCTGTATGCCATGCAGACGTACGGAGCAGATGGAGTAAATATAGATTTCGAGTTTCCTAATCCTACAAACACCTATACTCATACTTCAAATTCTGCTTTATTTGAGGAGTTCATGCAAATCCTCTATACCAAACTCAAATCGGCAAATCTGGATTCTCATATATCCATTGACGTATCTGGCGGGGTAGAAGGAGTTTATCGTAATGGTAATCTTGCGCAATATGTTGATGCTATTTTCCTAATGGGATATGATTATCACTGGTCTAAGGACACTACAACAGGGGCAGTATCTCCTTATAATGCTTATAATGATCCATATCAATTGGATGTAGATTACTCTGTGAATCTATTAAAAAAGTATTATCCATCGAGTAAAATAATATTGGGATTACCTCTTTATGGTTATGATTGGCCTTCTTCATCTAGTGAACAAGGAGCAAGCACAATTGGAAATGGCGCTACCGTCCAAATGAAAAACGCCATTGCGAATGCGCAGACATATGGTAGACTCTGGGATTCTAATTCAAACACACCATGGTACAGATACAAGTTAGGTGACACATGGCATCAAACCTGGTACGATGACGATGAATCCCTCGGTTTAAAACTCGATTATGTAAACTCCGAAAATATTGGAGGTGCAGGCTTCTGGGCTCTGGGGTATGAAGGTAATAATGCGAACATCTGGAATGTAGTAAAATCAGCTTTCTCAGCAGGGCCAACCCCAACTCCAACACCGACTTCAACACCCACAGCCAACGTCAGCATCTCAGGTTTCTCTTTCCAGCCGCAAACCATAAATGTAGCCCCAGGAACTTCAGTTACCTGGACTAATCTGGACTCGACACTGCATACAGTCACCAGCGATACCGGACTATTCGATTCAGGCTCTCTTTCTAATGGCCAGACCTTTTCCCGAACATTCAACGTTGCTGGAAATTATGATTATCACTGTAACTTTCATTCTTTCATGACAGGAAGAGTAGCCGTTTCCTCTGCGGCTGTCACACCAACCCCCACTCCAAGTCCTACACCCACTCCCACCCCAACTCCAACAATCTCAGTTATCCTCATAACACCATCTTCCGGACCTGTTGGGGCTGCAGTTTCGATAGGCGGCAGTGGTTTTGTTTCTGGTGCTACAGTGAAATTTGGTAATGTAACAGCAACATCGAGCGTTGTCACATCTACCATCATCAGTGCGATAGTGCCAACGCTGTCGGCAGGAACATACGACGTAAAAGTCACCAATCCTGATGGGAGCTTTGGTGTACTTCCAAATGCCTTTACAGTTACAGGTGCACCCGCACTTGTTGCCTCAATCGCACCCAGCAGTCGTGTAGCGCAGGTTGGAAGCAGTGTGACATTGCTTGTATCTGTAGTTAACTACGGTTCCAACTATGCACAGGATGTCCAGATCACACAGCACACAAGTCTGCCAGTGAATATTAACTTCAAAACATGGGATGGTCTTACGAACTTCGGCCAGGTCAATGCTAAAGCCACAATCAAACCCGGCAATGGCGTGGCATTCTTTGTGCTTGATATAACTCCGACATCCTCATTCCCAGCCAGCAGCGTGACCTTTGATATAAAGACCACAAACGGTACAATAGTATCTGCCCCAATCACACAGGTAAATACTTTCACGCTCGCTGCGAGCAATACACCCTCTGCGGATATCGTTATGATGTCCACCACAACAGATGTCTCAGCCAGTATAAATGTCCCAGGAGCGTTTGCAATCGCAACCTCCAACGTTGGAAATGCAGCGGGTGCAAATGTTTCTCTTGTGGTTGATGCAGGTACCATGCCGATTGCAGTGCAGGGAAAACAGACCAACCCGACAACCGGCGCGATCATCGGTAATGCACAAAATATAACGATAGGTATCGGAGGGCAGCCTACGTTTGCGGTATTCTACACTCCGACCGGAGCTATTGCCAATGACCCCGGAAATAACAGGATAAAGATCAAACTTGTGGACAGCAGCGGAAATATACTCGGTTCGCAGTCTGTAGCGATACACACGTAAATATAAGGAATGTTCCTACATTCCCTTTCTGCCTTTTTTTCAAACCATCTTTATGGTTCTTTGGCTCATTATGATATGAGAAATATCGGGAAATAGAGAGAAATTGCAGAGATAAAGACAACGCTTGCCAGGATGCAGGAAGCAGGATAGCGCAGCCACAATTATATAATTAATTTTAATTGATGATTTCGTAAGATTCTTATACTTTCGAGGTTTAAGCACTCTGGCGGTCTTGCGCCAACAAATGGTTTTCTTGTGGGTTTCAGAGCCATACAGGCAATAGGCGGAATGCTGGGCATCGTGCTTGGCGGTATGCTGATCACATTCATAGGCTGACGTTTCATATTTTTCATAAATGTGCCAATAGGTATTGTAGCTTTTTGCTTGGAATGAAATACCTGGAGGATAACCCGAAAGTCAATGCGAAGTTAGACCTAACAGGTATGCTGCTTCAGGGCTCAGCGCTCTCTTTCTTATGTTACGGGGCAGTAGATTTTGCTTCTGCAGGATTAAGCAGTTTCAATATCCTGCTTATGTTTGCGGGCACAGTTGCAGTTGTAGCCTTTTTATACTGGGAAGCAATAATTGTGTTCCCCGCGGTTGACCTACACACCTTCAAGAACAAGGTGCACACTGCTTCCATTTTTGCATCCTTCTTTCAAAGCCTTGGGTTTTTGTCGGTAACATTCTTAATTATCATGTATATTCAAAGTATCAAGGGTTTGGATCCGTTTACAGCATCATTGAAGTTAACACCCGGTTATATTATCAGCAGCTTTCTCTTGCCATACATGGGCAGGCTTTCAGACAGGTTCGGTGCCAGAGAAATCCCAACAGTGGGTATAGTGCTCATGTGTTTTGCGATACTGATGTATATGACCCTGACAATCTCAAGTAATTACTATACCATAATTTTAGCCTCAATAATCACTGGAATCGGAGGTGCTATGTTCTGGCCGGCAAACAGCAGCGCAGTGATATCAAATGCACAGCATCAACATTAAGGGAGCATCTCGGGTTTGCTCCGGCTTATGACCAACACAGGAACACTCGGCAGCTTCGTTATTACAATAACAGCAGCCACCGTAGCAATACCGCGGAGCACAGCCTTCTCAGTTTTCATAGGAACATCAAAGCTTATCGGTGGTGTATCAATTGCATTCCTTTCAGGGATTCATGCAGCGCTGTTGACGTGTCTCGTAATCCTTATAATTGCAGGAATTTTGTCTTTAGCAAGAGGGAAGGAAGAAAGACAATCAAAAAGGGATTACCCATAAGATTTCAAAGCTTGCTGTCTTTTTAGCCGATTAATAGAGCGTAGAAGTTCAGTATTCCCCTGCGCTTGGCAACATTTGCGGCGGTTTCTCCTTGCCTGCTGCTATGACATCATCTATTCTCATAGATTTCTCCATTTTAGGCGGGATAAAATTCCCCAGGTGACAATCTGGAAAAAAATTCCAGAATTAAAGGCTATTCTTAAAACGGAGGAATGGTTAATGATAAGATATGAGAAGGCTTCCGGCAGAGCTTGCGCTCACTCTAATGGATTTTGAATCAACAGGCTTTAAAGAGTAAGAATACTCCTATCTAAGTTTTTAGAAATCAAGTGGCTTAACAAGATATTCCCTCAGTTTAATGTCAAAAAATCTATTTGAAGAATTCGCTTTAATGATAACAGCAGTATCTGCTCCCCTGTCTGTTCCAGCCACTGCAATAACATCTGAGAATGGAATAAGTCCTGCATCCGCACTCATAGCTACGATCTCAACAACCACTTTTGTCCCCTGACCAAAGATTCTCAGGGTATCAGCTACTGTCTGTTCATAAGATTGAGAGCCTCTTTCCTTAAGTGCAGTACCAAGACCTCTTAAAACCATAGTCCCGGTGTGAACCTTTCCACCCATATTCTCGATTTTCTTTTTTATTTCCGGGTCAAACGTTTGGAGATCCGGCTCTCTAATTCCTGTATTATGCGTAACCACTACAAGATTTATTCCTGTGCCTTTCAACATCTCAGCAGCAGCAAGTGCTGTATCTCCAAATGTTGATGCCACAACTATCTGATTTATTCCACGCTTTAATGCCTCTTCTTTAGCAATTTGCAAAGTTTTTTGGGTATTCTCTTTTCCTGCTTTTTCAAAATACATCTTGTTCACCTTTTCAAATTGTAACCATGACCTTAATTTCAATGTCTACGATATAATTTCTGCCACCAGTTCATCTTTCTTATTTCGAATAAGATAATCTTTTATTTTTTTTGCCAGTCTTAATGGAAGGGTTGCCAATTTAATTAAACTTTTTTCATTGATTTTTTCTAAATCCTCTTTTAATCCTGAATAAGAGATTTCTTGCAAAGGAATAGTGATGACATGCTGCAAACCTGTTCCATGGAATTCAGCCCCAACAGTTATAGTAAGTTCTTCACTGATTCCCGGCTTTAAGGAGACAATCATTTCATTAAGTTTTTTATCAAAATTTTCAATAATTTTCACAATACTTCTTTGAGATGAGAATTTACTTAAAATTATATTAATTAAATTAATTTTCTCTTCAACAATCGGTTCATCTTTTGCTATCTTTAATAAATCACATGCCTCCCCCTTCTCTTCTTCAGGCATCTTGGTGCAGATAGATGACAATAAAATCTGCATAGTATCTATTGCTTTATAAAGTGCTATAGGATTGTCAACTTTTAAAAGATTCTGCCCTTCTTTATTCACTTTGTTCCCCAAATCTTCAAATGGGGTACCCTGTGTCTCTTTACACAGTGCCTCTGCCTTCTCCTGTATCTCCGCTATTATCCCCTTAATAATCGGCAGTCCCTTCCTGATCAACCTCGATGCACCCGGCGCTTTCTCCTCCGTTGTATCAAGCAGTTCGCAGGCGCGGTCGCAGTACCGCCTGTATGCGTTGAGGTCGGATTTCATGTCGTTAAAATCCCGCACCTTCTGCGCCTCTTTCAGCGCATTTCCCAGGTTCTCAACAGCTTCGAGAAGTTTTTCCCTGCCTTCTGAACTGCCGACTGCACTTCTTGCTTCATTAAGATATTCCTGGACTTTAGCCTCTGCATTGTCCTTCTCAAAAATAATTGCATGTAACGATCTGTAAAATGGAAGACAAAATCTGGCAGGCTGTGAATATATTTCTTCGTTTGATGATTTCTCAAAAAATTCCAGAGCTTTTTCTAATTCTTTTCTGAATTTCTCTATATCCTCTGCTTCTGTTGCCTTATAAATATATACTCTCCCCAGTGAATGGTTGGCATATGCTCGCACAATACTATATTTGTCATTTGTCAGGGAAAGCAGGTCCTTCGCTGCCTGATCTCTATCTGTGAGGTGAACAAAGGCGGAACCAAGGGCAAATGCTACACCGCTTCGCACATTCCAGTTCTCGTCCTTTGTCAGGGTTAACA of Candidatus Methanoperedens sp. contains these proteins:
- a CDS encoding glycosyl hydrolase family 18 protein, which gives rise to MGSDNIQRGCALRIVVVTTALIISLFAGGIASAATPDLTVTSMSFTPSSATTGQSISVTFTIKNQGGSSSGAFYNRISLGTSAYGTTYSLGNFYMSSLAAGASNTVTVTTNAIPASVPAGSYYVTVFTDSNQGITESNENNNIGSSDPNKITVSQSTPDLTVTSVSIGTSSATTGQTFSVTYTIKNIGGAASGSFSNRISLGTSVYGTTYSLGDFSMGSLAAGASNTVTVTTNAIPASVPAGSYYVTVFTDSNQGITESNENNNIGSSDPNKITIFTPVAIENNLSKLIYAFWPYWTDPSSYQPDWKGLTHVAYHSWNAKSDGTLVAPIDINRYNAVKNVARQNGVKVIISVTSFDAVTMDSIFAYHRENLANNILYAMQTYGADGVNIDFEFPNPTNTYTHTSNSALFEEFMQILYTKLKSANLDSHISIDVSGGVEGVYRNGNLAQYVDAIFLMGYDYHWSKDTTTGAVSPYNAYNDPYQLDVDYSVNLLKKYYPSSKIILGLPLYGYDWPSSSSEQGASTIGNGATVQMKNAIANAQTYGRLWDSNSNTPWYRYKLGDTWHQTWYDDDESLGLKLDYVNSENIGGAGFWALGYEGNNANIWNVVKSAFSAGPTPTPTPTSTPTANVSISGFSFQPQTINVAPGTSVTWTNLDSTLHTVTSDTGLFDSGSLSNGQTFSRTFNVAGNYDYHCNFHSFMTGRVAVSSAAVTPTPTPSPTPTPTPTPTISVILITPSSGPVGAAVSIGGSGFVSGATVKFGNVTATSSVVTSTIISAIVPTLSAGTYDVKVTNPDGSFGVLPNAFTVTGAPALVASIAPSSRVAQVGSSVTLLVSVVNYGSNYAQDVQITQHTSLPVNINFKTWDGLTNFGQVNAKATIKPGNGVAFFVLDITPTSSFPASSVTFDIKTTNGTIVSAPITQVNTFTLAASNTPSADIVMMSTTTDVSASINVPGAFAIATSNVGNAAGANVSLVVDAGTMPIAVQGKQTNPTTGAIIGNAQNITIGIGGQPTFAVFYTPTGAIANDPGNNRIKIKLVDSSGNILGSQSVAIHT
- a CDS encoding MFS transporter → MKYLEDNPKVNAKLDLTGMLLQGSALSFLCYGAVDFASAGLSSFNILLMFAGTVAVVAFLYWEAIIVFPAVDLHTFKNKVHTASIFASFFQSLGFLSVTFLIIMYIQSIKGLDPFTASLKLTPGYIISSFLLPYMGRLSDRFGAREIPTVGIVLMCFAILMYMTLTISSNYYTIILASIITGIGGAMFWPANSSAVISNAQHQH
- a CDS encoding HEAT repeat domain-containing protein yields the protein MVTEPEIHRMVKSGNVYDRIVALHELKKKFSTLTDKYQATKDLLTLTRDKESSVRKTAAEALGSAFACLTDKDQAWKDMLILTKDKESSVRKTAAEALGSAFANITDKDQAWMDMLALTKDENWDVRSVSAEALGSAFVHLTDKDQATKDLLTLTKDENWDVRSGVAYALGSAFANITDKDQATKDLLTLTKDENWDVRSGVAYALGSAFAHLTDKDQATKNLINLTNDTDSFVRRNAAEALGSAFANITDKDQAWNDLLALTKDENWDVRKTAAEALDSAFVHVTDKDQATKDLLTLTKDENWNVRSGVAFALGSAFVHLTDRDQAAKDLLSLTNDKYSIVRAYANHSLGRVYIYKATEAEDIEKFRKELEKALEFFEKSSNEEIYSQPARFCLPFYRSLHAIIFEKDNAEAKVQEYLNEARSAVGSSEGREKLLEAVENLGNALKEAQKVRDFNDMKSDLNAYRRYCDRACELLDTTEEKAPGASRLIRKGLPIIKGIIAEIQEKAEALCKETQGTPFEDLGNKVNKEGQNLLKVDNPIALYKAIDTMQILLSSICTKMPEEEKGEACDLLKIAKDEPIVEEKINLINIILSKFSSQRSIVKIIENFDKKLNEMIVSLKPGISEELTITVGAEFHGTGLQHVITIPLQEISYSGLKEDLEKINEKSLIKLATLPLRLAKKIKDYLIRNKKDELVAEIIS